ttttatcttttataattGTCACATCGACAACTCTAATAGCAAAACTAGATGGAGGGActaagatttttaaataaaaaaaatactgcAAATATGGTAGTCGGCACTGTACCAATACCAATTGGTACGTACCGTTCGATTAAAATTTCAATGGGTTTCAACTGGTTTCAAGCAATACCAACTTATATTGGTAAgtataaaattttgatattttaaattaattttaaaatttttatattaaccattttaatttttctataatcATATTTAATATCAAAAGTtgttgaattaaattatttaacCTAATTAATAATCTTAAAACTTATAAATTTATATCTATATGTATATAATTAAGATATATTtacatgtatataatatataatttagtaAGAAACTAAAAAGTTTGACTATaattatatatgaaaaatattataatgtattataatttataaaaaaaactaaaatgaaacTATATATaagtgaaaaatatttaaaacatgaaTAATGTTGAAATAATGCACTGAAATATGTCGGTACTAAGACAAAAAATGAAACACCCATTAATATAGTACTAAATATCTTGATTGCAagtctaaaaattaaaatatagaaacTAAATTTAAACCCATCACGAGTAAACAACTCAAATGGGCTGCTATGTTCATCATAGATTCATTCAATTTGTGCTTGGACAGAAATCGGTTGGGCTTAGTTTTAGTCGCTTTTTTGTTGAAGATTATTTTTAATACGGTgtatttagattttttttatttcatattataatattattataattttaattttttttgtgacTATTATTTTTAGATTAACCACATACGTATCACTCATTCAAAGGATCACATCGTGAGCAAAGCGGGTGTCGAGTAAAGGCAGCCGCTGTTGACGCCGACACCACCAAACACAATCTGGTGTCCTAAACCAACGCAGGACAAAAAATAAGATTAACTCACCCGCCACCCAAACTCAACTTGCATGCTAAACCCAATAACTTTATgtttatttcataaataatatgCCTGGAATCTTATGATAGATATACCATTTTTCTTCCTTTAAATAATATAACGTGCTTCATTGAGGAAGTTAATCAAAATTCTGACAACTCAAAAATTTTAACTCCTTCATTTAGTTCAAGATGAGTACATATTTCGATTTATTTGAAGGTGAAACTCATTTAGAGTTAATAACTCTACAATTTTTCCTAATTTCTCCAGCATTTCCAACAAGAACTTGAATATTCCCCATCTTCACCATTGCTTGAGCAAACCTTGTTCTAAACAAATTCGCATTTGAAGCAAATCTCGATACGATTCCACTCGATAATCTATCATCAGCCAACTCTTGATCTATCTTCATCACCCCTTTCTTCGCCCGAATCTGCCTATAAAACTCATTATCAAAACTAAAAGACGTGCCCTGGTCCAGAAACGCCGTAGGGTTCGATCCATTACCACAAATCCCTTTCAGCGTAGTTACCAAACCCGCATCCATACTTGGGTCGGGTTTCCCTGTCCCTTGGAAATTAGTAAGCCGACCCGAGAAAAAAAAGCAATGTGCCACACCAACTGTATGGCCACCTAAAAGTGTAACCATATCGTCCATTGTCAGGCCTTTATCCTTAAAAGATTGGAAAGCTTGTGAAACCGATAACGACGGTCCCGGTAAGTTAACTTCGTTCATATTAGAGACCCGACCATCTCGTCTTCCCGTCGGAACGTCGTAAGAAGGTCCACCGGCAAGAACAACGGAGTCTCGGGTGGCTAGTGTTATGATGTCAGCACATGAAACTTTTGATGGGCAAACCTTTTCTAAGGCTTTCTTTGCTTCATCGATGAGCTCGTATCCGCGTACTGTCAAGTTGGGACCAGATTCTTTCTCTGATCTGCTTTGATTAGTCGAATCTATCAGAATCGATGCATCACATCCCTACATAAAAGTAAACTCCCATGAGCAGACAATATCAGGTGACTATATGAACCAACAAGTAGATATAAAACAGCACTTACTCTAACGAAACAATCATGAAAATGCATGCGAAGCAAGGCGGCAGTGATGGATTTATCAGTGTTGAAACGTTTTTGAACAGCGGCTTTAACAATGGATTCAGCTCGAGGACAACTTGTCTTGTAAAACCCTACTTTTAGTTGTGCTAAAGCTAAAGGAAGAAGAATCGTGAAATAAAGCACAAATATAATCTTCATTCTCATCATCTCTTCTCTTTTTTTCTCGAGAAATCACTATATGCTTGTGAGTATCAATGTGTGCTTGTGagctatatatatacacacatgtgaatatataatataataacataattgcCTAATTGGGTTGTGGTTGGCCATGTTGAAACGTGCAAAAGGTCAAAGTTTTTCCAATATAGAACACGGTTTCTGAACGAATCACGGGCAACTATGtgattccttttttcttttttgtttacaATTATCATAAACATAAACTAGGTACGAAAATGGGGTAGTAAGAGTTCAATTACGTGTACTTTttgttttctatttaatttattttctggTTTATCTTGTAAATCGTGTTTATTATATTTTCTGAAGTGAATAAAAATAttgtatgattatatatatatatatataaaacaaattacAACAGTATAGAGATATACTAAAAAAGAGACTGTGTTCTCGATCTACATAATTACTGTGGTCAAGTAATGACCTCGATATAAAGGTTTTAATACGGTATCTGGTTTTTTTGTTTAATCTTGtatttatatttgataaaattatatattttggtacTTAAAAGTAATACCATTAATGTTTGAATATTTAATTGAGTCTTATAGTTAATTTGATGAAAGTTAACTATTAATGGTATTAAGTTTGatttttttcatgatttttagAATAATAAATCTATTGTTAAttgttaatttgtttaattttatgtttaatttgtcaaatacATTCCGATGGAtgtttttcatcaaatcaactctaaaacttgagttgaaattaaaacagtaGCACTATAACTTTTAAGtgtcaaaatatataattttgtcaaatataaatattatactgTACAAAGAAAACATACATTTAACCTTTATAAaacataaagtaaataaaataaatgatattttatgtattttttatacAATAGGGTTCAGCACACTCAAATACTAATGCCTTCCAAATAATTAGGCATTGTATGgaagattttattttcatattgatcTCTTATTAGTCAGGTTTTCTGGTTATAAATTTTATGAATTCATGGAAGTTAGGGcagaaatattaatataaaaatgacAATTTGCAGACAAAAATACTATACAAATTGTCTCTTTCTTTGgagtaatataaaaaattaagtaagaaattaaaaagaaaaaggaaaaagaagctGGAACTCACTTTCATTCACATTTTGTTTGCAAAATCAAAATTATTCTGACCTTTCCTTGTAATCAATGGAAGGCTATTGGACTCACGGGATGGTGGAGAGAAATCCATGTGCCAATGATTCCAAACcctaatttattattaattattattttattcatattAACAGCTTGTGTCTTCaaaagtattttatttaaatattcctttatccataactcaaaataaaaataaaaatgttaatttataattttatacccCACCGCTTTTTCAGACACGTGCATGTACGGATGGAGTTTTTAAATGGCATAATTGCAAAATTCACCTTCAAGTCTTAGGGGTATTGCACTTCAACTTTTGACGGTTCTTCTAATTTTTTAatctcacttaaaaattttcaaataaaaccaAATTTGACGAAAATTGTTAGTCCATTAATGGTCAACCATTTTGTTCAATGTGGCATGCATGACATATCAGTTGCTGACATGGCATGTGTTATTAATTTGTAATGTTAGTAATCCCACATTGCTAACAAATATTAAGTATAAAGAATTTAAATATACAATTCTTTATATGGATGGCTAATCATTAAATAAGTGGATTTATTTATTGCGCTTTATGTGAATATTTTAAAGCTAAAAATAGGCAATTGGGCTTTAATTTGAGAGtgcaaataatttatatatataattattattatttatttgcaTCCGaacaattattattttataaatttgtagCACAAGTTATGTACTAAGTGTTTataacttttttttattatattcttTCTTGTACTACTATTTCTAACAGCATGACACGtcactaatgacatgtcattttgtggattaaaactataaaaaaatagaaaattttcatgttgTGTAAGTGTAGTGTACTTGATTGAGGTCAAATCGGCCAACTTATATTGGATCGAGATTGTATGAGGTCAAATTCGGCGTTAAGATACAAATCCTAGCTCAAATTGTCAAAATAGAGTATTACGTCCCGAGACAATGAAGTCGTATCTTGAGAAAGTGATGCCTCCCCTATTTCAAATCTTTTGCTTTGAAGTTTGTTGTCTCGAAAAAATGGGGTTCATGGCTTGAGAAAGGTCTCAAGACTTAACTCCTCTTTTTCAAACCTTTAGTTTCAATGTTCTCTATTTATAGACAATGTACTACATTCTCGAGACATGCTCATTGTGTCTCGAGACCACTGTCTAGAACTACACGAAACAATCAATTTTGTTCTTGATGTCTCGAGACGCTAATGCGCATATACGCAGAATTTAAACATTCTAAaggatgaaaaattctaaaataaatattatttttgtatatCTTGCATGTTTTGTTAAGTGTACATTAGGCATTTGTTAAATAATAAATGACGGAATAAAGTAAAGAACAATATGAAAAGTTTATGTTCT
Above is a genomic segment from Gossypium arboreum isolate Shixiya-1 chromosome 8, ASM2569848v2, whole genome shotgun sequence containing:
- the LOC108470274 gene encoding peroxidase 57 translates to MMRMKIIFVLYFTILLPLALAQLKVGFYKTSCPRAESIVKAAVQKRFNTDKSITAALLRMHFHDCFVRGCDASILIDSTNQSRSEKESGPNLTVRGYELIDEAKKALEKVCPSKVSCADIITLATRDSVVLAGGPSYDVPTGRRDGRVSNMNEVNLPGPSLSVSQAFQSFKDKGLTMDDMVTLLGGHTVGVAHCFFFSGRLTNFQGTGKPDPSMDAGLVTTLKGICGNGSNPTAFLDQGTSFSFDNEFYRQIRAKKGVMKIDQELADDRLSSGIVSRFASNANLFRTRFAQAMVKMGNIQVLVGNAGEIRKNCRVINSK